In a single window of the Pandoraea pulmonicola genome:
- the flgM gene encoding flagellar biosynthesis anti-sigma factor FlgM has translation MTKIDSISHIPPIDGARMRQAAADTPRSSAPAQATAGPSGVAARAASAGTGEWLMNARAALESVPRVDAVKVTRLKAMLANGELAFDSERVADCILDRHGISR, from the coding sequence ATGACCAAGATCGACTCGATTTCGCATATCCCGCCCATCGACGGCGCGCGCATGCGCCAGGCGGCGGCTGACACCCCCCGGTCTTCGGCGCCGGCACAGGCGACGGCCGGCCCGTCGGGCGTCGCCGCTCGCGCGGCGTCCGCGGGTACGGGGGAATGGCTGATGAACGCACGCGCCGCCCTCGAATCCGTGCCGCGCGTGGATGCCGTCAAGGTCACACGCCTGAAGGCGATGCTCGCGAATGGTGAGCTGGCGTTCGACAGCGAGCGCGTGGCCGATTGTATTCTCGATCGTCACGGGATATCGCGTTGA
- the flgN gene encoding flagellar export chaperone FlgN, with the protein MNASDQGRRRACVARIVADVEADLEDYRRLIATLDALHRALTDESLDALARTHDTALQLVGRLRARARRRVQCLEQAFGETSANTMTPVMRWLAADAREAYQTFATRWDALQALAARCKAVNARNLRDIGAKLQMLDVVLSPASATYAPQR; encoded by the coding sequence TTGAACGCCTCCGACCAAGGACGCCGACGTGCGTGCGTCGCGCGCATCGTGGCCGACGTCGAAGCCGATCTCGAGGACTATCGCCGCCTGATCGCGACGCTCGACGCACTGCACCGCGCGCTCACCGACGAGAGCCTCGACGCGCTTGCCCGCACGCACGATACCGCGCTGCAACTGGTGGGTCGATTGCGTGCGCGCGCACGCCGACGGGTGCAGTGCCTGGAGCAGGCATTCGGCGAGACGTCCGCGAACACGATGACCCCCGTGATGCGCTGGCTTGCGGCCGATGCGCGCGAAGCGTACCAAACGTTTGCGACGCGCTGGGACGCACTTCAGGCGCTCGCTGCGCGATGCAAGGCGGTCAACGCGCGCAATCTGCGCGACATCGGCGCGAAGCTCCAGATGCTCGACGTCGTGCTCTCACCCGCCTCGGCCACCTACGCGCCGCAACGCTAG
- the flgB gene encoding flagellar basal body rod protein FlgB has product MSSATHGGEILQSFFSQALGVHAAALQAREARTRVLAANLANEATPGYQARDLDFAEQVRRHLDADARRDVFDAAGVSFSSSGFEASDSSNALRYRVPMQTRADGNTVELGIEQALFAQNLSDWQASLSFLNRRLAGLQKVIDGGR; this is encoded by the coding sequence ATGTCATCAGCCACCCATGGAGGCGAAATCTTGCAGTCATTCTTTTCTCAGGCGCTGGGCGTTCATGCGGCTGCGCTGCAGGCGCGGGAAGCGCGGACCCGCGTGCTGGCCGCGAACCTCGCGAACGAGGCAACGCCGGGTTACCAGGCGCGCGATCTCGATTTCGCCGAACAGGTGCGGCGACATCTTGACGCCGACGCACGCAGGGATGTGTTCGATGCTGCCGGTGTGTCCTTTTCGTCGAGCGGGTTCGAGGCCTCCGATTCATCCAACGCCTTGCGCTACCGCGTGCCGATGCAGACACGCGCCGACGGCAACACCGTCGAGCTTGGCATCGAGCAAGCGCTCTTCGCGCAGAACCTGTCCGACTGGCAGGCCAGTCTGTCGTTTCTGAACCGGCGTCTTGCCGGCTTGCAGAAGGTCATCGACGGAGGCCGTTGA